From the genome of Paenibacillus sp.:
GCTCAAAAAGTGTGCGGTTTCGGCGGGCAGCTGCGTTCGAGCGGACTCCAGCGGCAGTCGCGAATACGGCGGGCGGCGGGAACAGCACAAATTTTGTTCGGTCGGCGCGCAAGAGCTCAAAAAGTGTGCAGTTCCGGCGCTCGGCAGCGTTGGTGCGTGCATGGGCGGTCGGTCGGGGGCATGGCGGTTGGCGGGAACAGCACAAATTTTTGGCGGTCGGCGCGGAAGAGCACAAAATCTGAACGATCCGCAGGCGGGCGGCTCATTCTCCACGCGCAAAAAACTCCTTTGTCCAAACGGACAAAGGAGTTTTTCGTTTCGCCGCTCGTTACTTCGAGATCAGCACTCTCGCGGCCGAGCGGTCCGGCGCTTCGCCGACGACGCGAATCGTCAGCCCGTACTGCGGCAGCAGCCTGCCCGCGTCCGGAATCGCCGGATTCATATACGAATCGGTGTCCCGGAACACAGGGTTAAAGCTCGTATTCGTGTCTTCCACCGTCGCGCCGTAAATCGCCGTATAATCAATATGCATCTTCTCGCCCTTCGCGAGGCCGAACGCGGCGTCGTGCATCTGGAAGCGGGTCGACGCCACCAACCCGTCGCTCCACTTCACGACTTTCTGGTCCGCGTCGACGAGGCCGAGATAGCCTTGTCCCGGATGTATCCCCGTCCAGTTGTCGGTGTACGCCTCGTCCACGTACCACACGAGCAGTCCCGGATCGAACGACATGAGGCTCGCGCCGCGCAGAATGCGTCCGAGGCCCCGGTCTACGCCGTTATGCGATCGCCACTCGAGCAAATAATAATGCTCTGCGGTAAACGTGCCCGTGTCGATCGTAAAGCCGTTGAGCTCGAACGCCGAAGGCGTCGTCTCCGCGCCGTCGGCCAGCGTAACAGCACCGTCGACGGCGACCGCGATGTCGTCGATGTACCAGCCCGCCTCCGATACGGCGACGTCCGTCCAATAGTTGAAGCGGAGCTCGATCGATTGGCCCGCATATGCCGACAGGTCGAACACGCCGTCGACCCAACCGTCGGAATAACCGGTAATGCCGTGGCCTGGGTTCTGATCGTACAGGTCTTCGGTCGTCGTCAAATTGCCCGGCACCGTCTCCCACGAGCCGCCGGGGACGCGTACCTGTACGGAACCGAAATCCCACTGCTCTTCGATCTGATACCACGTCTTGAACGTCAGCACGGCGCTGGAGGCACCCGTTAAATCAAGCGTCGTTGTCATCGAATGGTCGAATTCGTCGCCGCGTCCGCTGAAGTATTCGTACTGACCGCTGTACGGCGTGTTGACCGTGACGGATTTCTCCGGCAGGTCGATGCGCACCGCGTCGTTCCGCGCTCCTTTCGTCACCGCTTCGTCGAGCTCCGCGATCAGGCCGTCCGCCGGAATGTCGTTCATGTGCACCGTCGAGCCCGACAGCCAGTTGCCGCCGTGATTCGCTTGGAGGAATTCCTTCGACCATGCGCTGAAGCCGGTCGGTTCGGTGCCCGGCACCGCGCCGGCCCAAGAGCCGCTCGACATGATCGACCAGTACGAAACCGGCTCGCCTTGTCCGGAATAAATCGTGTCGTATTCGTCCGGAAGGCCGAGGTCGTGCCCGTATTCGTGAGCGAACACGCCCGCCGCGCCGTCCGCCGGTTGAATCGTGTAGTCGTAGGCGCCCATCAAGCCGCCCCAATACGGCACGCCCGCGGTCGTACCGGGCAGCGTCGTCACGTAGCCGAGGTTGGAGCGATGCGACCAGACCGCGTCGCCCCCGAGGGCGCCGCCGCCCGCCTCTTCCCCGACCGAGGAATGCACGATCATCAGGTGATCGATCAGGCCGTCCGGCTCCCGCACGTTGCCGTCGCCGTCCAAATCGTAGCGGTCCTCTTGGTCGTACGAGGCCAGATCGACCGCCGGATCTGCCGCCGCCGCGAGCAGCGCTTCGCGAACGAGCGCGCGCGGATTCGCGTCATTGTCGTTCGGACCGGGGTAATTCGCCCCGTAATACGCAGCCGGCTGGCTCGCCATGTACCAGCCCGCGACCTCGCCTTCGACGGTATAGCTGCCGCCCGATTGCGCTTCGTAGAACTGCTTCATGGAGACCAGCGTCTCGCCGTTCGGTCCGACATAGCCGTTCTCGCCGAAAATCATATCCTCATAGTGCGACTTCATATACTCGTCGTAGTACATGTCGGTCTCTTCCGGCGTGATGCCGTTCGCCGGGTAATCCGGGTACTCGATCAAGAGCACGAGCACGCGGTCCGTACGCACTTCGCCGTTCCACGGCACCGGCTGCGCCGGGTCGACGGTCTCCTTCTTCGTCGGGCCCAAATGGTTCCCGCCGCTCCGGTACAGCCCGTTCGAAAGCAGCTTCTCCTGCATCGCCTGCTCCCGCTTCCGCTCGTAGCCGCGCAGCTGCCCGTCCGCGCCGGCGGCTTCGATCGACGCGGATTTCGCCTGCAGGTACGACCGCACCGCTTCGGCCGCCTCGGCCGGCGTCGCGTTCGCGGACAGCTTGCCGCTCGCCTTGAGCATGCGGACCAAACGATCCTCGTTCGCGATCGCGAGGTCGAACGCGCCCGATGCGGACGACAGCGGCGG
Proteins encoded in this window:
- a CDS encoding immune inhibitor A domain-containing protein, with the protein product MNRKTLLSAAMALTLGFGSAVASAMPSASGTPSSLPPKGSLPPLSSASGAFDLAIANEDRLVRMLKASGKLSANATPAEAAEAVRSYLQAKSASIEAAGADGQLRGYERKREQAMQEKLLSNGLYRSGGNHLGPTKKETVDPAQPVPWNGEVRTDRVLVLLIEYPDYPANGITPEETDMYYDEYMKSHYEDMIFGENGYVGPNGETLVSMKQFYEAQSGGSYTVEGEVAGWYMASQPAAYYGANYPGPNDNDANPRALVREALLAAAADPAVDLASYDQEDRYDLDGDGNVREPDGLIDHLMIVHSSVGEEAGGGALGGDAVWSHRSNLGYVTTLPGTTAGVPYWGGLMGAYDYTIQPADGAAGVFAHEYGHDLGLPDEYDTIYSGQGEPVSYWSIMSSGSWAGAVPGTEPTGFSAWSKEFLQANHGGNWLSGSTVHMNDIPADGLIAELDEAVTKGARNDAVRIDLPEKSVTVNTPYSGQYEYFSGRGDEFDHSMTTTLDLTGASSAVLTFKTWYQIEEQWDFGSVQVRVPGGSWETVPGNLTTTEDLYDQNPGHGITGYSDGWVDGVFDLSAYAGQSIELRFNYWTDVAVSEAGWYIDDIAVAVDGAVTLADGAETTPSAFELNGFTIDTGTFTAEHYYLLEWRSHNGVDRGLGRILRGASLMSFDPGLLVWYVDEAYTDNWTGIHPGQGYLGLVDADQKVVKWSDGLVASTRFQMHDAAFGLAKGEKMHIDYTAIYGATVEDTNTSFNPVFRDTDSYMNPAIPDAGRLLPQYGLTIRVVGEAPDRSAARVLISK